tttctgtaccaaatattaagttctgcttttctgtatcaaatacttatacttacatttttgttttagattccgtctctcacagttgaagtgtacctatgcttaaaaaaattacagacctctacatgctttgcaagTAGAAAAACCTACacaattggcagtgtatcaaatacttgttctccccactgtatatatgagatgagtaatgtaggatacataaacattattaaagtggcgttattgttagtgatggctgtttaacagtctgatggccttgagatagaagctgtttttcagtctcttggtcccagcttgatgcatctgtactgacctcgccttctggatgatagcggggtgaacaggcagtggctcgggtggttgttgagcttgatgatctttttggtcttcctgtgacatcaggtgctgtaggtgtcctggtaggcaggcagtttgcccccggtgaagcATTGTGCAGTTCGTACTACCcactggagagccttgcggttgagggcggtgcagttgccataccaggcggtgatatagcccaacaggatgctcttgattgtgcatctgtaaaagtttgtgagggttttaggtgacaagccagaTTTCTTCAGCtacctgaggttgaagaggcgctgctgcgcctttttcaccacactgtctgtgtgtgtggaccatttcagtttgtccgtgaagtgtacaccgaggaacttaaatctTTCCACCTTCTGCagtactgtcccgtcgatgtggatggggtggtgctccctctgctgtttcctgaagtccacaatcatctctgtttttttaatgttgagtgagaggttattttcctgaccccacactccgagggccctcaccttctccctgtatgccgtctcgtcgttgttggtaatcaagcctaccactgtagtgtcgtctgcaaacttgatgattgagttggatgcgtgcatggccacacagtcatgggtgaacagggagtacaagagagggctgagaacgcactcttgtggggtcccagtgttgaggatcagcggggtggagatggggGGCGGCCCaacagaaagtccaggacccagttgcacagggcggggtcgagacccagggtaaCGAGCTTAataatgagtttggagggtactatggtgttaaatgctgagctgtagtcaatgaacagaattcttacataggtattcctcttgtccagatgggatagggcagtgtgcagtgtgatggcgattccATCATCAGTGGACcaatttggagtgggtctagggtatcaggtagggtggagatgatatgatacttgactagtctcccaaagcTGGACAGGAGTCCACAAGCCTACCTCTCACACTTTAAAAGTGCCACACATTATTATCCATGTAAATCTTAGCGTTCtaagctgacatatggaattgttttaaggtggTCATAGTATGGATCATTTAACTTCACgattttgaattttaggaccactttaagaataaaaaaatattaaatattgAATTTGGACTTTACTATTACAGCCCAGAGAAACACATtgtataacacattcataaattgtcataaacacataaaCAGTTCGAAAATAAATCATAATCATTTCAGGTTTTGAAatgtgtctgtcctatatctaggagatagaAGAAAGATCAGATAATATTGTTTGTATTTTCTTTTTACATATATTTAAACCCTTTTTGGGGTTGGCACAAAACTAACTTCATACCTCCATTCATTTTTAAACCCGGTaccggttaccttcagatgagtcctgtGACACtcatgtttgtgagagtctcccctttccatggaGGGGTTATAATAGTTTTATAGGTCAAACCGTTCCTACGCTACagacgtttttgtgagaagatGTCTTTTGTTCTGACAAACAGCGCTCTAGCTTTGTCAActttcaccacagatgcggaagtgcgacaggcagatgcggaagtgcgacaggcagatgcggaagtgcgacaggcagatgcggaagtgcgacaggcagatgcggaagtgcgacaggcagatgcggaagtgcgacaggcagatgcggaagtgcgacaggcagatgcagtggattgagatgcaTTCAAAGCcaaaaaacagatatctctatgttatggggatttttacaaTTATGTTACTTAAATTGAAGCACCAATCGACTCTAAGGGATTATTATCACAGAGTAGGGCTTTTCATATTTTCTCAGGCAGTACaacaaggtggaggaggaggttggGTATAACTAGTGGTTTTTCCGGACAGCACAGACAGAAATATCTTATGTTACATATCTTTCATGACAGTTTCATGTATTCTGTATATTTATACATTGCATGTTTACATGTACAAATCTCACATTTCTGGGTGGATATAATATGTTCCCCCAGCACTAAATGATGGATTAGTCATTGGCAGTATTATTTGCTTACATGAACATCTCCATTGGTTCTCCAGACCAACATGTTATCTAATCAACTTAATTTGTTCCATCTCCTTCTTCTACCTCTAGAATATGGACAAGGCTTTGATCCGGCCCACAGCCTTCAAGCCAGTCATCCCCAGGAGCACCTCTTCCACAGAGACGCACAACAACCTCACCCACCTCCTTAGTCccccagagagaaccagagactCCCAGGAGACCCAAAAGGACACATTTTCAGGGACCCTCTCAGACTCTGGGCAGGATTCAATGTCCAGCCTGCCAACTCACAGCACCAGTGGGAGCCACAGTGCTTCCACAGGCCCATTGACTCAGTGTGCAGGAGGCACAGCCCATGGCATGACCCATCCCCAGCAGCCCCCCCTCTCTACATGGACCAACGGGAATGGCATAAGTGCCAGTGCCAGGGTCGCAGCTCTAAGCAATGGAGGGGCAGCGAAGGCTAACAGGGACaccatctccctcccctcacctcagcAGCCCAGCCCTCTCTTGGAGGAGATGGGGGGCTGTAATCGctcacccatctccacagatgagtCCCTAATTGAGCTGCTGGAGCAGAGGCTGCTGGAGAGtgagacagagctgcaggagctACAGGTGAGCTTTGAGGAGAAAGAGGTGGACACGTGCCAGCTGTTTGAGGAAAAGCAGAGGTATTGTGTTGAGGAGATGGAGGGCCTGAAGCAGAGGTGCTCTACCAAGCTCAGGCAGGTCTCCCAGAGGGCCGTGAAGAACCACCAGGCCTTGCAGTTGAAGGTCAGCCAGCTGCAGCAGGACAACCAGAGGCTCCAGGACGAGCTGGTCCAGATGACCCAGGAGAAGGACCTGATAGAGGTCAAACTGATGTCGTTTGAGATGGAGAAGAACCAACTAGACCCCACCTTAGAGGAGACACAGTGGGAGGTAAGTGGCCAGCAGGTGTCATGAGCCAGGAGTTTTGACCATATGATCCATATGGTCTTACCAGGGCTAATTGTAGACTGTGACTAGGGCTCAATGTATTTTCTGGTCAGGTCACTAGGATAAACGATTTATAGCTACTGAACACCCGGGTCTATGTCATTTCAAAAATGTATTGGACAAAAGCAACCACTAGTTCAACACAGTTTTTACCCTTTCCATTTATTATTAGGTATGCCAAAAGGCTGGGGAGATCTCACTGCTGAAGCAGCAACTCAGGGACTCCCAGGCTTGTGTCACTCACAAGCTGAATG
This sequence is a window from Oncorhynchus keta strain PuntledgeMale-10-30-2019 chromosome 14, Oket_V2, whole genome shotgun sequence. Protein-coding genes within it:
- the LOC118392982 gene encoding leucine zipper putative tumor suppressor 1-like isoform X2 produces the protein MENMDKALIRPTAFKPVIPRSTSSTETHNNLTHLLSPPERTRDSQETQKDTFSGTLSDSGQDSMSSLPTHSTSGSHSASTGPLTQCAGGTAHGMTHPQQPPLSTWTNGNGISASARVAALSNGGAAKANRDTISLPSPQQPSPLLEEMGGCNRSPISTDESLIELLEQRLLESETELQELQVSFEEKEVDTCQLFEEKQRYCVEEMEGLKQRCSTKLRQVSQRAVKNHQALQLKVSQLQQDNQRLQDELVQMTQEKDLIEVKLMSFEMEKNQLDPTLEETQWEVCQKAGEISLLKQQLRDSQACVTHKLNDIVSLKASLKETRSKMEALEKQNKLQEEKIRSRSVDVEVCQNELQRKKNEADLLRAKVDILETDINEMKKDLALAKEHRQQQKAKLEAQERSDQSGGTGGSMSTDSLQREVKKLKVELREERETQERLSNSFEHERQTWNREKDRVIKYQRQLQLNYLQMHKKNQDLKRILQELTAELESRPEFDVDIHSSGLHYEDIIATEM